CAAGTAGGAACCTCTCATCTTATTAATTTCATCCCATCTTGCACTCAAAAGGAGCTTATGAACTGAAATGAGTGATTCTAAAATCTCATTTCAGCCTTTCAACTTTCACCTATGGTACAATAATGATTAAACAACGAAATGCTCCAAAGGCAGGAAACCAGAGATGGAAAGACACAAGGTGCCATTGGAAACAATCAATCAGATAATCAACCTTGGAAAACTGAATGTGTATATATCTGGTTACTCATCAcaataaaacataatagaaacTTGGCATTTTAATGTAACAGCTTTCATATTTCCTTGATAATTGTGTGTTTAACATAAATAATGTCCATTTGtaacatttatatttcctttaaacaCTTACTAATAAATTAGTATTAGTTATTGCCTGCACAGTGAAAAACAAGCtggtctttttttaaagcaatttaaatttttattgattttgtttacaTAACATAGAATTAGCAACTACAGTGGTTGCCACTTTAAGTGACctcagagaaacaaaatatataattaatttacatggttatattacaattttataaaGTTAGCTACAGCAAACCCATGCTTTGTTATAAACTGTATTCCTTTGGCCATATGTTGTAAGCTGTCAATACTAACACGCACCCATATTAgcaaatataaaggagaaaacagtCTAAAATCACTTGATAAATCTTTTAAGTTTTACATCCATGTTAACAATTATTTTTGTCCATTGTTATATTATACAGTCCTTAATactagaaaatatgttttaaagttaaACAGTAGCACCTTTTCccatattgattttatttacgCTAAGAAATCATGCTTGTTTCTTACCGACCTTTGTCAGTAGGTTAAAATTTTGAatcaaacatttttagaaaagctACTGAACACAATttcattataaataatacatgtatatactaTTTGTGTGCAGTTTAAAATTTGGCAAGATGATTATAGACCATAACTCtgacagggagaaggaaagggcatTATGATGCAgatgagaaacaaaatgaatggTAATAAAATGAGCTCAAActtaaataggaagaaaaaaatacattaacaaactgaaaacagtAGTAACccaaagttaatttaaaatccGAAGTTTGAAATGTCTTTCGTGATGACAAGCATCTGAAAAAGTGATtgggaagaaattaataaataagccTGGGATTTGTAAATACATTCCACGTGGCATGTGAATTAATTACTGTCCTTTCCTTCTGGCCCCATTATTGGGGTTTTGGTAGCATCATGTTAGATGCTGGCAGAAAACAACATTGCTCGCTTATCCTCAACATGTGGCTGTGGCCCTgggttaccaaaaaaaaaaaaaaaaaaccacacaaaaaaaacaaaaaacaagggtAGAAACTCTGTTATATTTTAAGACAGAGTTAAAGCTCTTGGGCCCAATTTGTTCCTGAAGCCACTGTGAGAACATTGCACTGTTTTGCTGGAACAGAATCAGGACCTTTTGCATTGATGTGACGGGCAGTGACGAACATCAGGCTAAGAAAGGGAATCTGTCCCCATGGGTTTCCTCCCGCCCCATCTCATTTCCTCTGTCTTCCGTTTTCTCTTGTACATACTTTCACACACATCTCATCTAAGTTAACCTGAGGCACTTTGCTGGGGAGATGAAAGAATTAGGCAAGAATGCACAAAATGCTCTTAACAGTCTCAAAAAGCAGTTTTGCCTGTAAATGACAGGAAAGCACCACATCCAGAATTCTTTTCTATTAGTTATTtacacaaataatataaaaattagtaataaGCTTTACAGGTAACTGTTACATTGACTCTAATATCTATGATTGCCAGAGACCATCTTAACTGCAGCAGGGGTGAGAGAAGATGCTGCTTTCTCCTTTGCCATGTGGACACTGCTCCAGGCAACTCATATTCTGTCCATTATGGGGTTCCTGGCATCTCTCCATTGTAAAGGTATGAACACTGGGGCCTGCCCTTCGTTTAATCATCTACACGTTGTGTATTGTAGCTAagtatttacagatgacaaaactaaacaaatagcATTTAAACTACAATAGTGAAAGAAGAAGAATGTTTTAATAATCCTCAAAAAAACTGTAGGTAGTATTTTCTTTGCAGAGTACACAGATAGGAGACTTCAAAGCAGTGTTTTGGGATGGCATTCCAaaccttctctctctgtccctttgtGACATTTGATCTTATCTGAATGTAaagttgaatattttcaaaaacctCAATCTCTCTGATACTCCCTCCTGATCATTTAAATATGTCTCTAACATCAAAAAAATACACCAGCTGAACTGCTTTCATATTGTGTCTCCAATTATAGTCCAACCAATGGTGTGAGACTATTAatagaaaagttcctttaaaagatttttaaaattttaaattgagtaatttaaatttcatttaaaaattctgtttcgCAGCAACACATTTTTCCTTTGCATCAGAttcaccttaattaaaaaaataaacatctttaaTAGGAATTCTGAATGAGCTCAATTTAAACGTAAGTGGTGTATGAATATACCAGAAGTTCTGAAGAGCCACATTGAAGTGCTGACTGTAAAGGATTAAGTGCTTTCACAATGAGGCTTTCTTAATTCTCATCGCTTTTCTTCTCATGCTGTAAACAGCTTATAAAATGTCATGAGTAACTCTGAGTGTTAAGAAAATAATCACTCttacatttttacattgttttgtgCAAACacacagttgttttgttttgtttggcggATGCCTCATTGTTTTAACGATTTCTGTccaaagtaaagaaaatgaatattcctTCTTTCAAGATGAGCTGTATTTATTACTGGAACGGAAGTTGTCATATCCGTGATCATTAGCTTTGAACTTTAAGCACGACTGCTTTTCCTCCAAGGACTGCTTTTCTTCAAATGACTGGCACCAGCAGCATAAGCATGACTGTACAAAACAAAGTAACTTGTTAAAAGTTTACATCAGTTACACTATCACAACCCTTCCTACTCTCCAGAATTCTGGCTCTCTTTGTGTGACATGCAATTCTGCCGATTTCTTTCCATGCCCTCTTATTTTCCCCTTAAAAACATATAATTACATAAGTAGtatctgataatttttttaaactagaaaatacagagaagaaaaagtgtaCATAATTAAACTTCCtcatcttttaattaaaattgaaagcCACTCTTAATTCTTGATACTTACTCTTGATTACttgagaaatactttttttttttttttttttttggggtacgcgggcctctcactgctgtggcctctcccgccgcggagcacaggctccggacgcgcaggcccagccgccatggcccatgggcccagccgctccgcggcacgcgggatcctcccggaccggagcacgaacccgcgtcccctgcatcggcaggcagactctcaaccactgcgccaccagggaagcccgagaaatacttttaatatttgataaatatataacTCAAGACTTTTtcctatgcaaatggaaatattaccatacacatatatacatatgactGTATATGTGCATGTTTGTGGAAGTGTGTGTATTATTATGTTAATAAAACTGGACTATACATACCACTCCATGGCCTTGACAGTGACataaacatctttccatgtcaataaaCTTAATATTACATCACCATTTTTTTCAGCCACGTGTTTAATCTCATGTGACTTTTCAATACTGTTACACAATAAGGTTATAAAGTATATGTGTCTCAGTTTTAGTCATCCAAATTTTTTCTTGGATTTGTAAAAATCCTGttacttctgtttgttttctgagaaTTTACATGTGTAAGAAAATGTAAGTTCCATTGCTTTctgttctgtaaaatgagggacaTGATCTGGTGACATTCTCCTCTAGCTCTAAAATCTATGAGTTTATGAGTAAGCAATGAATTTTATAGACTGCCTTTGATTTTACAAGGAAGCTGAGTTCTCGGTTTTCCAATAAGGAACTTCCAGTGGAACCAAGCAGAACCAAGGCACCATGCCCTCCAGTACAAAACCGAGCAGTTAATAATTAGGACAATAGAACCACAGactcagtgtctgatgcacattccccAGTTGTTTTACAGGTACGgtaactgccaccagagggaaaaagctaactccatgatgaccagactgtaacTATGACATAAGCTGCACCATCCTAAGCAGTACTGAATCTATGGCTAGCACAAGTCCAAGAACGAGcctcaagagaatgggattaacattattgctcataataatctgTATCTTGGTGGGCAGcaaaataattgtagcttgtTCTGCCCGTATATGTAAGCACACAACTACAAGAAaattgtcagcaaagagatgTTACAGACCCATGTTGACATCTTCCACTCTGAGAATATGGTGTCCCAtgtcagcatgaagaagttacagaagataGACCTTTGCCCCtaatcccatagaaatggaatggTGTTTGACAGTGGGGAACTGAAAGCAGCTCTTGtgcccctttcctgttttcccatttctgttcccctctaaccttgaaagaacctaattataggaatgtGATCACTAAGCAATTGAAACTAATtcctgacttatgctctcctgaatgcacaccatgccttgtctaacctgttgattctcttcctagataaaaagaagtaagacTAGCTCTCTATCCACAGTAGCCCCCCCTAAGCAATCCTGCATGCAGACCACTcaggcaagataacatctgaagagagagagagagagccagccaGTCTGTCCGCAGGGGAGAGgcagaacccaacctcctgccttGATGATTCATTGAGATTCTTCCCcctccatttttccctttaaaaactgtcatggctgagcagaatctttggtgTTGGTCTCtggacacgagtccaccatctccccagactgctggcttttctgattaaagcacctttcttttctactgacacttgcctctcgAATTATTGGCATATGAGTGGTGAGCAGCTGAATCTGGGTTCTGTTACACCAGGGACAAGTGAATCATTCTCACATAAGGGAAGcgaatattttatttatgctaGATTGTTGAAGGAGTGAATGAACGGATGGATAGATGTTACCCACAAATGCAAGCAGGCAAATGAGGAATAATTTCACATGTTCCACATCAAGGAGCACTTCTCTGTTATAGAATGAAGGCAGAAAAGTGGAGGTAAAACCTGTATTAAACTGCTTTGTTTGACTCGTTATTGTCACCTCTGtatgaaaaagaaactaatttaGTTATAATCTACAGTGTGCTGCATAGtccaaaatcttccaaaaatggGAACAGTGCCTTTAATCATGTGTAGCTCTTATTTTGTCATGTGATGTTTGTCAGACATCAATGCAtgcaatttttattcattttctgtgtaACTCTATGAGTAAAATTGATTGGTTGAGGCAGTAGGGAATGGTTGACTGGGATTTGTAGGCAGAAATCAATTATAGTGATTTATGAgcaaaattcacatttaaaaagaaacgtctagggcttccctggtggcgcagtggttaagaatccacctgtcaaggcaggggacacaggttcgagccctggtccgggaagatcccacgtgccgcggagcaactaagtccgtgtgccacaactaaagaggaggctgcgctctagagcccgcgagccacaactactgagcctgcatgccgcaactactgaagcctgtgtgcctagcacgggtgctccgcaacaagagaagccactgcaatgagaagctcgcacaccgcaacgaagagcagtccctgctcgctgcaactaaagaaagcccgtgcgcagcaacgaagacccaacgcagccaaaaataaaataaataaataaataagaaagaaagaaatgtctaCCATGTAATACTAGGGGAAACTGCAAAACAATTGACTAGATCTCTTTGGGTAGAAATATTAATAGTTTGGAAGGGTTATATTTGATGCCAGATTAAAAAGGGCTTTTGATTTTCGAATACTCTCTTACCTTAAAGCAGTTTTTGAATCTTTTGCTCACCAAATACAGAGCTATTGGGTTAATACAGGAATTCAGGGAGGCCATGTTGATGCCAATGTAGTCCAATACCAACAAAAAGctgcaaaaaataatacaagacaTGTCTGTAAAAAAATATGCTGCTATGCACATATATTCTTTACAgacttttgtgtttttgtgaACAAAAAATTAGCCATTTACAATGGTTTTGACTTTATCACTAGTCTTTGCAGATTATgatgtctctctctgcctctctctctctcattctctgtccCTGCCATCGCCCCACCCCCCATGCCCAATTCTCTCGTTTAAAATGaaatctcgggacttccctggtggtgcagtggttaagaatccgcctgtcaaggcaggggacacgggttcgagccctggtccgggaagatcccatatgccgcagagcagctaagcccgtgcaccacaactaccgagcctgtgcacctagagcctgtgctctgcaacaagaaaagtcactgcaatgagaagcccgcgcactgcaacgaagagtagccccagctcgccgcaactagagaaagcccgcgtgcagcaacgaagatccaacgcagcccaaaaaaataaattaattaattaataataattttaaaaaatgaaatctcgtTTGGAAGCACTGAGGCTGGATGCAAAGAAAGGATTTACAAAGTGCAAAGGAGAATCAGACCTAATGTTTTCAATTGTGCTACTCACTCATTTGGACACCCCTGGCTCTCCATTCCCAGTGTTCTCCTAAGTCCCTTTACTTCTCCCTTGGAAATAGGAGTAAAGGTAAAAAAATGGTCATCTTAACTGCTCCCTAAGGATTAGAAAAATGGTGCTCTCTCTTCTTGCCAATGGAAGGAATCAATGGAAACACTTCTGAATGGCATTTATTTACACAACTATTTCTATTTTACCTTCTTACCTCAATAGTTCACATCTATTGGGATCATTCCGATCATAAAGAGTGAGCTTCAAAATCCTGCTGAGGTGAAGAGGAAGCCAACACAGGGCAAAGACAAGGACCAGGCAAAATACTGTTTTGGCCACTTCCCGTCTCTGAAATAAAACCACAGTCAGACACTGAATAGATGCCTCATTATAATCACAGCGTTCTCGCTTTCcaagcaaaatatttaatatcgTTTACAAAAAATCAGTGGCATTTGTAAAAATTCAGGACACTGAGCTTTAAACTGAATAGCTAATGTGAGTTAGACAGAAAGTGATCAGAGAttcatctttaaaaagtaatggctcttttttcatctttttagaCTATGTAGAATATCTCCAGatagataatataaaaaatattctttgtatattaaaaaataccagCACAAGAAAAAGGAAGCATGCTGTGGTGTATGATAATTTTAGTTTCTTATCACCATGATAATTTTCATACTCATAATCAGGATTGTAATCATGAGTCAgcaaatatttctatttccttacCTGCTTTAAGTGATCATTTAAAGCAATTTGCATGCCACtcttctttctcaacatttcACAGGTCATCAGGGTATAAAACAATGCAGTGATGGCCAATGGCAAGCAGAAATAGAAGCTAAATAACCACCAATCTTTAGCTGTCTTGTAAAACTATGGGGAAGAGAGAATGTTATACTTAATATTCCTCTGTAAGAAAATCTTACATatgaaatgttaaattaaaaaatactcttcaaGGAGAAATTATCTTCTAAAGTCGATGCATTTTATAAATACTATGTAGAATCTTTCAGGCCACGTCTGctgaacaaataattaaattaaatgaaacaaacttTTCCTAAAAAGCATTTCAATTCTCTAAGGAAGTGTGCTATCATTACACATAACAATGTAAGTAATtgggcaaaattttaaatatttggtaattcaaatatttttgtcttcACATATGCAAGTTATCCTTAAGGAATTCTTTGTGTGAAATACCACATCTGAATGGGTAAAGGTATCCTAGTGTTTATGGgagtttttcactttttaacaaGTTTGTTTATGGGAAAAGCAGGTAGGAGGAGGTCTATATTAATCATTTACCTAAGGGATGTATACATCTAACCTATCAACTAAAAATCAAAGCTGCTTGTAGCATgccttttctcttattctttttctgctctttttttcttttccttcttaaaattgTTGTTCCAGATACGTCTGTGTTGGAGCAGAATTTACGTAATCTGTGCAGTAGTTTTCCCATTTTAACtaataagaaacaagaaaacagcaGTCTCATTCTCAATTTCACATTAATGCCcctctttattcttttgtctacCATGatctatacatatattcataaagCTTTATCTCGTCTTAcgtgtaaaatagaaaataatcattGGTGGCATTTGGACCAGCCCCCTTTGCATTAACTCCTCTTAACCCATTCTGTTGGGAAGAGCCTTTTACACTTAGGATCTATCTTCTGATGACCAGTATTACcattcttttcctatttcctgATTAAAAGCTCTTGAATAAATGGCCAAGATGAAGTTCTTTGCAAGGCAGCTTTCCCTTTAGAGAGAGGACAAGCTTGTTATTCAAACCGAGCTTCACGGATTCACATGGATTCCGATCAATCCATCCATACCAGGGCGACTTCTACTTGATCATTCCCTGAGCCACACACTCCCTCTGAGGACTGCTGTGCTGCTTCATACAGAATATGTAGTAGCTGCCAGTCCTTACGGGAATTTGAGTAGAAAAGCTATAAATTCAAATAGATTCTCTCATGTAAACTTGGTTTTTCTGTATTCCTGAGCACCAGGGGATTCCTGGAGAAGTAGGACCTACACTCTTAATTCATGCTAAGGACAGTCAAAAATCAGTAGCTTCccaagaagaggagatcaggggAAAAATAGCCAAATATTTCTAAGGCAAGAACAGAAAGggggacaaaaaaataaaatttacctgcATGAAGGCTGTTTTCTGAGTGGGATGGAGCAAACAGATTCTCAGATAACTTCCTTTGTAGTCAGTGGTAATCATATCAAAACCCACGGCTTCAGGGACAGCCAGGACCACGGAGACCAcccaaattaaaacaatttctaCTGCTGTCCATTTTGGAACCCCGATTCCTTTAATTCGACTCCAAGAAGCAACAGCTCGATATCTGAAGAGTAAAACATAATCATTTGCCAAGCTGGCAGAGCCCAGTTTTATTGAATTacacagtttattttctttttttttgttttgttttgtttttttttttggtggtatgcgggcctccctccgctgcggcctctcccgtcgaggagcacaggctccggacgcgcagccccagcggccacgggccacgggcccagccgctccgcggcacgcgggatcctcccagaccggggcgcgaacccggcccccctgcatcggcaggcggacgcgcaaccactgcgccaccagggaagccccagcacagtTTATTTTCTAAGTAGCATAGCAATCACTAGGATAGCGGTCAGGGTATACCTGGCTTAGATATATGCTCTTACCTGTCAATACTTAGAGCACATAGACTCAGCACAGTGATTCCCACAGAGGCCTTCTGTATGAAAGGCACCAGCTTACACATCTCAACTCCAAAGGGCCAGTCCTCGGCAAGTAGCTGCATTGAGGAGACACAAAGCTCTGTTAGAGAGATTTTCACAGGGCGCCCTCTGAACTGTATGTATCACTTCGTGGAGACAAATGAACATGTAGAGTTAAAATAACAAATTCcagttcttattctttttctcataGACTACTCCTCTGAAAAGCACTTGCGTTTGATATCTGGAACAAGAGAGTGGATTGGGAATAATGAAAGGGCAGCCGGCTCAGGAGAATTAGCTATACACAGACAGTAGCTTAGAGTCAAGGTCTCCTCCACTGCAGGGCCAACTGGGGCCAGTTGCTTAAGTTCTCCATACAAGATTGGGCCAGCAGCGCTGAAAATGCCTCTCATACTGTTATGGAGTCTCAAATACTCAGCTGGTGGCCAAATCAAAATAAGGTTAACTAAAAATAGgtgatgtgggacttccctggtggtccagtggttacgactccacgcttccaatgcagggttccatccctggtcggggaactaagatctcacatgccatgtggcacggccaaaaaaaaaaaaaagacaaatgtttcTTAGCCAGAGAGACTAGACGActcctatggagaacagtgtgcgTGTTCGTGTACTTATTCTTCGCTTTAGTCAACTTGACTGCTCTGTAACTCAGCACACAGATCCTTGAACCCAGCAGGCACACTCCTTCCCTAGGGCTTCACTTGAGGTTCTTCCTTATCCTGGAAGGCTTTTCTCCCACAGATCCACTTGGCTAACTCCTTGACCTCCTTCAGGTCTTACTCAAATCTCATCTTTTCAACATGACCTACCCTGACCACACTATTAAGTATAGGAACTGGTCAGGCCTCTCCATCTCCCTCATCCTACTCCACTTCCCGTTTCATCCATAGCACTTATCAACTCctattgtatatattataacaTACTTGTTTGTTTGGTTAAGTTTTTGCTGTCTGGAACCCCTAGCTCATCAAACAGAAAAGAACTTCTGCAATTGCCTAGAACAGTTCCTGACACACAGCAGATGCTTAAATATTCAGGCCCCTAAAATATATAGGCAGTGGCTATCCAGTGAGCAAAAGACCTAGTTCTTGGTACTGTACATATATTTCCGTTtatctgacttcagactatgcaaCCATCTATTGTTAAactcagtgattttcttttttaggacAACTGGGTGTGCCCCACCCTGGTAAATGAATCACTTTAGGTAAACATCTGGGTCGAACGTTCATGaggttttgaaaataaagaaaagtatttcaaatctacgtgtctgtgtgtgcgttttaatgttttaaaaaataaccttccAAAAGTGAAAACTATTTTGAAACACAATTGAGTCTTTCCGTTCTTTCACTCGTGAAGGTTTTTTGTGGAGTTTGTCATGCTGGGTGATTGTTCTGTAACTAGAGCGGCACCCAAAGCTGAAATGTGTGTTTCAGTACGAATATGACTCGGAGCTCCAACGTGGAACCAATTTCATTTCTAAGATAGACATGAAAAGTTACACCGACATGTAGAACAAATGTTGGCATACTTACAGCAAATACGCTTTTTCTAGGGTCTGAAAGCCTGCAAGGCCAGGCAGGCAACAGAAGAGTGGAGGAAGCCAGGTGTAAGAAAGTCATTGGTGTCAGGGAATAATAGGGAACAGAGGGGTCTGGGGTAAATCCTGTCTAAAAGGAGCTGCTGCTAATAAACTTGATGTGATTTTTGCCAAGAGATCCCCAATACAAAAGTTTCTTGATTTTTAGCCCCAAATTggaatttttatatgaaatctcgcaatttataaaaattgtcaaaaaaaaaaaaattgtcaactaattcatatttttttaaaaaaacactgtcaGATAACATtgtattaacaaaatatttttatgtgtcagACCAGCCTCTAACTTGTGACCTCTGGATTAATGAGCTGACTTATAACTctgcttgttcattcattcattcagcgaacatttattgagtaccactATGTGCCATATACACCATTCGGAGCACAGAGTGCCTATCAGTGAACAAGGCAAactccctgctctcatggagcttacagtctagtgagggAGGCAAACGCAAAACACATAAATACTTAATACGGTGTCACACAGGTGGTGTCACCATATTGAAAGACTATGGTGGAATTTAGGGAGCTTTCTTGATAGGCTTCTCAGCAAGGTCTCTCTGAAGAGGCAACCTGCAGTAGAGACCTGACTAAAAAAAGTAAGCCATGcaaagagcattctaggcagaagaaagagcaaaggCCAAGGCCCTGAGGTCAAAAGAAGCTTAGTGAGAGGAAGGGACAGCAAGAAGGCTCTCAAGACTGGGGTCGAGTGGTCCAGGCCAAGTGTCTAGGAGATATAGTTGCACAGGGAGGAGCCtgaatggttttgtt
This Physeter macrocephalus isolate SW-GA chromosome 13, ASM283717v5, whole genome shotgun sequence DNA region includes the following protein-coding sequences:
- the EDNRB gene encoding endothelin receptor type B yields the protein MQPLPSLCGRALLALILACGVVGVQAEERGFPPAGATPPLLGAGEIMAPPTKTSWPRGSNASVQRSSASPQMPKGGRMAGAPPRTLPPPPCERPIEIKETFKYINTVVSCLVFVLGIIGNSTLLRIIYKNKCMRNGPNILIASLALGDLLHIVIDIPINVYKLLAEDWPFGVEMCKLVPFIQKASVGITVLSLCALSIDRYRAVASWSRIKGIGVPKWTAVEIVLIWVVSVVLAVPEAVGFDMITTDYKGSYLRICLLHPTQKTAFMQFYKTAKDWWLFSFYFCLPLAITALFYTLMTCEMLRKKSGMQIALNDHLKQRREVAKTVFCLVLVFALCWLPLHLSRILKLTLYDRNDPNRCELLSFLLVLDYIGINMASLNSCINPIALYLVSKRFKNCFKSCLCCWCQSFEEKQSLEEKQSCLKFKANDHGYDNFRSSNKYSSS